The nucleotide sequence CTGTAGGTTTGGATCATGTAATAGCTGGTATGTTGGATAACTTAGCTACTTGGAATACTACACCAGAGAAAGTGCAATGGCTGGTAATTCATGCTCAGCTACCTTCAATGTTCCAGTTTTCTGAAGATAAGAAGAAGATAGACTTTAATGAAATAGATATCTTTAAAATCTTCCCTAATCTCCAAGGTATTATAGCAGGTGATATTCATATGCCTCAAGATGGTGAACTACTTGAAAAAGGTAGACGAGCATATTTAGGGTATTGTGGAAGCTTAGGTATAACTGACATGACTGATGCTAATCTTGAGAAAAGCGTCTTATACTGTGATGGAAAGAATCTATATCGCCTACCTTTTGAGCAGAAAAGAAAGTACGTTAAGATTAGGTTTAGAGGAGACAATTATCAGGAGTTTGAACCTACTGACTATAATATCTATAAAGGACTAGAGCTTAAGCCTATCTTTTCTGTAGACTATGACTCTGATTCTGAGCCTTATCTAACTAAACTAGCCTCTCTTTATTCAATAGGTTATGTAAGACCTAGACAAACTATTAGGGTTAAGACTGGTGGAGAAGAAGTAGTAGTAAACGTTCGCTCTGAAATGAAAACAGAGGAGAAGATAGAAGCTGCGCTTAAAGCTAGCTGTACAGAAGACTTAGAAGTATATGGTATTCTTTCTGAAGCTTTATATGCAACTGATCCAAGACTAACCTTTGACACTTTTAAAAAGAAGTCATTGATATGAGTGTTGGTAAGTGGAAGACACAAGAATAGATTTCGAGCTATGATATGCAGATAGATGAATTAACATTACATAACTATAAGAT is from Gammaproteobacteria bacterium and encodes:
- a CDS encoding hypothetical protein (Evidence 5 : Unknown function); this translates as MDHVIAGMLDNLATWNTTPEKVQWLVIHAQLPSMFQFSEDKKKIDFNEIDIFKIFPNLQGIIAGDIHMPQDGELLEKGRRAYLGYCGSLGITDMTDANLEKSVLYCDGKNLYRLPFEQKRKYVKIRFRGDNYQEFEPTDYNIYKGLELKPIFSVDYDSDSEPYLTKLASLYSIGYVRPRQTIRVKTGGEEVVVNVRSEMKTEEKIEAALKASCTEDLEVYGILSEALYATDPRLTFDTFKKKSLI